A part of Armatimonadota bacterium genomic DNA contains:
- a CDS encoding TIGR03617 family F420-dependent LLM class oxidoreductase, translating into MLVDTRLVYKSLTEIPAITQEAERLGFDGLWTAETDHDPFVGLGVAAASSSRITLGTAIALAFTRSPTTLAYTSWDLAQFSGGRFVLGLGTQVKAHITRRFGMPWDPPAPKLREVVAAIREVWAAWSERRPLNYRGRYFALSLMTPFFTPPGPAPSGLRIEVAGVGPRMCRLAGEVADGFHVHPFHTRRYLSEVVVPAIEAGLSRRGRPRQEFSIASSVLVATGTAAEVSTGLAEIRQHLSFYASTPAYRPVLDLHGWGEAGEQLSRLAAQGRWQEMPGQIPDEMLEACALWGPPDEVAARLRQEYGGLIDRIASYEPLIPGRRADAWRALLNGLKQDE; encoded by the coding sequence ATGCTGGTTGACACGCGCCTGGTCTACAAGTCACTGACCGAGATCCCAGCCATCACCCAGGAGGCGGAGCGTCTGGGGTTCGATGGACTGTGGACGGCCGAGACCGACCACGATCCATTCGTCGGGCTGGGCGTAGCGGCCGCATCGTCATCCAGGATCACGTTGGGCACAGCCATAGCGCTTGCCTTCACCCGCAGCCCTACCACCCTGGCGTACACCTCGTGGGATCTGGCCCAGTTTTCCGGCGGCCGGTTCGTGCTGGGCCTGGGCACTCAGGTCAAGGCGCACATCACGCGGCGGTTTGGGATGCCCTGGGATCCGCCCGCGCCCAAGCTGCGAGAGGTGGTTGCAGCCATTCGCGAAGTGTGGGCGGCCTGGAGCGAACGGCGGCCGTTGAACTACCGCGGCAGGTACTTCGCTCTCTCGCTCATGACGCCGTTCTTTACGCCCCCGGGTCCTGCGCCATCCGGGCTGCGGATCGAAGTCGCGGGCGTCGGTCCTCGGATGTGCCGCCTGGCCGGCGAGGTGGCCGACGGTTTCCATGTGCACCCATTCCACACACGCCGCTATCTCAGCGAGGTGGTCGTGCCCGCGATCGAGGCAGGCCTGTCGCGCCGCGGCCGCCCGCGCCAGGAGTTCAGCATCGCCAGCAGCGTCCTCGTCGCCACCGGTACTGCGGCCGAGGTATCCACCGGCCTCGCGGAGATCCGCCAGCACCTCTCCTTCTATGCCTCCACGCCCGCCTACCGGCCCGTGCTCGACCTGCACGGCTGGGGTGAGGCCGGAGAGCAGTTGAGCCGGCTCGCGGCGCAGGGCAGATGGCAGGAGATGCCCGGGCAGATTCCGGACGAGATGCTCGAGGCGTGTGCGCTCTGGGGCCCTCCGGACGAGGTGGCAGCCCGGTTGAGACAGGAGTACGGCGGGCTCATAGACCGGATCGCCTCCTACGAGCCGCTGATCCCGGGAAGGCGCGCCGATGCCTGGCGCGCCCTCCTGAATGGGCTCAAGCAGGACGAATAG